The following are encoded in a window of Flavobacterium psychrotrophum genomic DNA:
- a CDS encoding ligase-associated DNA damage response exonuclease, translated as MKQPLLAFNDKGIYCAQADVYLDPWRAVPKAIITHGHADHSRWGHGSYITNHMNVPIIQHRLGNINVTGKAWGETFTINGVTFSFHPAGHIVGSAQVRVEHKGEVCVFTGDYKTEDDGLSTPYEVVKCHTFITENTFGLPCFKWTPQAEVMNDVNTWWSQNRAEGQTSVLFGYTLGKAQRLLKHLDPSIGRIYTHGAVENMTQVLRQMVDFPETIRITAETKKEDLLGSMVLAPPSAHGTTWIRKMTPYVTGSASGWMAFRGARRRRAIDKGFVLSDHCDWAGLLESIQATGAEKIICTHGYSDIFSTYLREIGYDARTEKTQYEGDEGETETKEPETVPEGEGL; from the coding sequence ATGAAACAGCCCCTGCTGGCATTTAACGACAAAGGCATATACTGCGCACAGGCCGATGTGTACCTTGACCCATGGCGTGCGGTACCAAAGGCTATTATAACACATGGGCATGCCGACCATTCCCGCTGGGGTCATGGCAGTTATATTACCAACCACATGAATGTGCCCATAATACAGCACCGCCTGGGTAATATCAACGTTACCGGCAAGGCGTGGGGCGAAACCTTTACCATAAACGGTGTTACGTTCTCTTTTCATCCTGCCGGTCACATAGTGGGCAGCGCTCAGGTACGGGTAGAACATAAGGGCGAAGTATGTGTATTTACGGGCGACTACAAAACCGAAGACGACGGCCTTTCCACACCTTACGAAGTAGTTAAATGCCACACATTTATTACTGAAAATACCTTTGGGCTGCCCTGCTTTAAATGGACACCACAAGCCGAGGTAATGAACGATGTAAACACCTGGTGGTCGCAAAACCGTGCTGAGGGACAAACGTCTGTGCTATTTGGCTATACATTGGGCAAGGCACAGCGATTACTAAAACATCTAGACCCATCCATTGGGCGCATATACACGCATGGCGCGGTAGAAAACATGACGCAGGTACTCCGCCAGATGGTTGACTTTCCTGAAACCATACGCATTACTGCCGAAACTAAAAAGGAAGACCTGCTGGGTAGTATGGTACTGGCACCGCCCAGTGCACACGGCACTACATGGATAAGAAAAATGACACCTTATGTAACGGGTTCTGCCAGTGGTTGGATGGCATTTCGCGGCGCGCGCAGAAGGCGGGCCATTGATAAAGGCTTTGTGCTTTCAGACCATTGCGACTGGGCAGGCCTGCTGGAAAGCATTCAGGCTACGGGTGCCGAAAAGATAATATGCACCCACGGCTATAGCGATATATTTAGCACCTACCTGCGCGAGATAGGCTATGATGCCCGTACCGAAAAAACCCAGTACGAAGGCGACGAGGGCGAAACCGAAACTAAAGAACCGGAAACTGTTCCGGAGGGGGAGGGCCTATAA
- a CDS encoding ligase-associated DNA damage response DEXH box helicase, giving the protein MNREQLFDIATNWFTSRGWKPFPFQTQTWTAFLQGKHGLLNAPTGSGKTYALWVPIVLDYIKNNPDYKTKHKPGLKAIWITPLRALSVEIKQAAERVANELETGLTVGVRTGDTSAADRTKQKKTMPDLLITTPESMQLMLASKDYATTFKNCGAIIIDEWHELLGTKRGVQVELALSRLKHIAPKLRIWGISATIGNLQQALEVLVGTSSEAINNAVMIRAHINKKINVISAIPDKMDAYPWRGHMGLHLVAEVAEIIKKSRTTLIFCNTRSQCELWFQALLNKYPEFAGELAMHHGSIARETRQWVEQAIRDEQLKAVVCTSSLDLGVDFAPVETVVQVGGPKGVARFLQRAGRSGHRPGQESNIYFLATHAIELVEASALRRAVQETVVEDRVPYLNSWDVLVQYLVTLAVSDGFYPDEIFKEVKSSFCYQGMTEDDWQFCLNYITRGSQSLHAYDEYKKVEIEADGKFKVNSKTVALRHRMQIGTIVGDSVMNVKFLGGGYIGNIEEWFISKLSPGDTFIFAGRKLELVRVRTMEVLVRMASPGAKAMHASWMGGRMTLSAQMSELIREELYAANTDTMSRELKSLAPMFARQRKESIVPTDSQFLIETFKTREGYHAIFYPFEGRYVHEALASVMAYRISLLTPITFSLAYNDYGFELLSDQEIDMQQVLDNDLFTPTHLHADLQHSLNATEMARRKFRDIAVIAGLVFTGYPGKVVKTKHLQSSSQLIFEVFRDYEPNNLLFQQAYRETFEHQLEEGRLLLALERIQRQEIVWKPCEKPTPFSFPIITDRLRERLSSETLAERIKKMTASYMKGIE; this is encoded by the coding sequence ATGAACAGGGAACAGCTTTTCGATATTGCTACAAACTGGTTTACGAGCCGGGGGTGGAAACCGTTCCCATTCCAGACCCAAACATGGACCGCTTTTTTACAGGGAAAGCACGGCCTGCTTAATGCCCCTACCGGTAGCGGCAAAACCTATGCCCTGTGGGTACCCATTGTTTTAGACTATATTAAAAACAACCCTGATTATAAAACCAAACACAAACCGGGGCTTAAAGCCATCTGGATTACGCCACTACGCGCATTGTCGGTTGAAATAAAACAAGCCGCAGAGCGTGTAGCTAATGAACTTGAGACGGGACTTACCGTGGGGGTGCGCACCGGAGATACGTCGGCAGCCGACAGGACGAAGCAAAAAAAGACGATGCCCGACCTCCTGATTACCACTCCTGAAAGTATGCAGTTAATGCTCGCCAGTAAAGACTATGCCACTACCTTTAAAAACTGCGGCGCCATTATCATTGATGAGTGGCATGAGCTATTGGGTACTAAACGCGGCGTGCAGGTAGAACTGGCCTTAAGCCGGTTGAAGCATATAGCGCCAAAACTCCGCATCTGGGGTATATCGGCAACCATAGGCAACCTGCAACAGGCATTAGAAGTATTAGTGGGCACAAGCAGCGAAGCGATAAATAATGCTGTAATGATCAGGGCGCACATCAATAAAAAGATCAATGTAATATCTGCCATACCAGATAAGATGGATGCTTACCCCTGGCGCGGACATATGGGGTTGCACCTTGTAGCAGAAGTAGCAGAGATCATCAAAAAAAGTCGTACCACACTCATCTTTTGCAATACGCGCTCGCAATGTGAACTGTGGTTTCAGGCATTACTGAATAAATATCCTGAATTTGCGGGAGAGCTTGCCATGCACCACGGCAGCATAGCCAGAGAAACCCGTCAGTGGGTAGAGCAGGCCATTCGAGATGAACAGCTTAAGGCGGTGGTGTGTACGTCCAGTTTAGATTTAGGTGTAGACTTCGCACCTGTAGAAACCGTGGTTCAGGTAGGCGGGCCTAAAGGTGTTGCGCGTTTTTTACAACGGGCAGGCCGCAGTGGGCACCGCCCGGGGCAGGAGAGCAACATCTACTTTCTTGCAACACATGCTATAGAGCTGGTTGAAGCCTCTGCCCTGCGACGTGCCGTGCAGGAAACCGTCGTGGAAGACCGCGTACCTTACCTAAACAGTTGGGATGTACTGGTACAATACCTTGTTACGCTTGCAGTAAGCGATGGTTTTTATCCCGATGAAATTTTTAAGGAGGTAAAAAGCAGCTTCTGCTATCAGGGCATGACAGAAGATGACTGGCAGTTTTGCCTCAACTATATTACCCGGGGCAGCCAGAGCCTGCACGCGTATGATGAATATAAGAAAGTAGAAATCGAGGCCGACGGTAAGTTTAAGGTAAACAGCAAAACCGTTGCCCTGCGGCACAGGATGCAGATAGGCACCATAGTGGGCGACTCTGTAATGAATGTTAAGTTTCTTGGCGGAGGCTACATAGGCAATATTGAAGAATGGTTTATTTCTAAACTAAGTCCCGGTGATACTTTTATTTTCGCAGGGCGCAAGCTGGAGCTGGTACGCGTGCGCACTATGGAAGTACTGGTGCGTATGGCAAGCCCGGGTGCCAAGGCCATGCACGCCAGCTGGATGGGTGGCCGCATGACGCTTTCGGCACAAATGAGCGAACTGATACGCGAAGAGCTTTATGCTGCCAATACCGATACCATGAGCCGTGAGCTGAAATCGCTCGCGCCAATGTTTGCCCGCCAGCGCAAAGAAAGCATTGTACCTACCGATAGCCAGTTTTTAATAGAAACCTTTAAGACTCGTGAGGGCTACCACGCCATATTTTACCCTTTTGAGGGGCGCTATGTACATGAGGCTTTAGCCAGCGTTATGGCTTACCGCATAAGTTTGCTTACCCCAATAACATTCTCACTGGCATATAACGATTATGGTTTTGAGCTACTTTCTGACCAGGAAATAGACATGCAGCAGGTTCTTGACAACGACCTCTTTACCCCTACGCACCTGCACGCCGACCTTCAGCATAGCCTTAACGCTACAGAAATGGCGCGCCGAAAGTTTCGTGATATTGCAGTAATAGCGGGGCTGGTTTTTACGGGCTATCCGGGTAAGGTGGTTAAGACCAAACACCTGCAAAGCAGCAGCCAACTTATTTTTGAAGTATTCCGCGATTATGAGCCTAATAACCTTTTGTTTCAGCAGGCCTATCGCGAAACCTTTGAACACCAGCTGGAAGAAGGCCGCCTACTCCTTGCCCTTGAACGCATACAACGACAGGAAATTGTATGGAAGCCCTGCGAAAAGCCTACACCTTTTAGCTTCCCGATAATAACCGACAGGCTGCGGGAACGCTTATCCTCCGAAACTTTAGCAGAGCGTATAAAGAAAATGACGGCAAGCTATATGAAGGGAATAGAGTAG
- a CDS encoding ATP-dependent DNA ligase — protein MQNFAELIKTLDSSNKTNVKVEALTQYFLAASDADRVWTIAILSHRRPPRPVNTNLLRLWASELAGIPLWLFEDSYHIVGDLAETIALVIPASKDHSEKTLTEFVEEMITLKKKSDTEKKEYLHTNWLSLNYYERFVFTKLITGSFRIGVSQKLMTRALSKATGVDEDVLAYKLMGEWDPARISFQDLVLEENPQDFLSKPYPFYLAYAVEGEVEDLGDVSNWSAEHKWDGIRSQSIIRNDQLYVWSRGEELVTDKYPEFNSFLGIIPNGTVVDGEILPWTDGGIGSFNDLQTRIGRKVVTPALLKKTPVIIRAYDLLEYNGEDIRALPYIERRKLLEQLYETIKDYGLPLQLSERIQLSNWDEALHEKAKARELRSEGLMFKRNDSNYGVGRKKGDWWKWKLDPFSIDAVLTYAMRGSGRRATLFTDYTFALWQTNEDGTKELVTFAKAYSGLTDAEFRMVDDFIKKNTLDRFGPVRSVTPKLVFEIGFEGIAFSGRHKSGVATRFPRILRWRHDKTIEDANSIDDLKDMIPK, from the coding sequence ATGCAAAACTTTGCCGAACTTATAAAAACGCTGGATAGCAGCAATAAGACTAACGTAAAGGTGGAAGCCCTTACGCAATACTTCCTTGCGGCCAGCGATGCTGACAGGGTCTGGACAATTGCCATACTCTCGCACCGCCGTCCGCCGCGCCCGGTTAATACCAATTTACTTAGGCTGTGGGCATCAGAGTTGGCAGGCATTCCGCTATGGCTGTTCGAAGACAGCTACCACATTGTGGGCGACCTTGCCGAAACTATTGCCCTCGTAATCCCTGCTTCTAAAGACCACAGCGAAAAAACGTTAACGGAGTTTGTGGAGGAGATGATTACGCTCAAAAAGAAATCGGATACTGAGAAAAAAGAATATTTACATACCAACTGGCTTTCGCTCAATTATTACGAACGCTTTGTGTTTACCAAACTTATTACAGGGAGCTTCCGAATCGGCGTAAGCCAAAAGCTGATGACTCGTGCACTCAGCAAAGCTACCGGCGTAGACGAAGACGTACTGGCCTATAAACTTATGGGCGAATGGGATCCGGCACGCATTAGTTTTCAGGATCTGGTGCTGGAAGAAAACCCGCAGGATTTCCTGTCCAAGCCCTACCCTTTTTATCTGGCGTATGCCGTAGAGGGCGAAGTTGAGGATTTGGGCGACGTAAGCAACTGGAGCGCCGAGCATAAGTGGGATGGCATCCGTAGTCAGAGCATTATCCGTAATGACCAGTTGTATGTGTGGAGCCGTGGCGAAGAACTGGTTACCGATAAGTACCCGGAATTTAATAGCTTCCTGGGCATAATCCCGAACGGTACGGTTGTCGATGGCGAAATTTTACCGTGGACGGATGGCGGCATCGGTTCTTTCAACGATCTTCAAACCCGCATTGGCCGCAAGGTAGTTACTCCTGCCCTGCTCAAAAAAACGCCGGTCATCATTCGCGCATACGACTTACTGGAATATAACGGCGAAGACATCCGCGCCCTGCCGTATATCGAACGCCGTAAGTTGTTGGAACAATTATACGAAACGATAAAAGATTACGGATTGCCGCTGCAATTATCTGAAAGGATACAACTCAGCAACTGGGATGAAGCATTACATGAGAAAGCTAAAGCGCGGGAACTACGTAGTGAGGGCCTGATGTTTAAACGAAATGATTCAAACTACGGCGTGGGCCGTAAAAAAGGCGACTGGTGGAAGTGGAAACTTGACCCTTTTAGCATTGATGCCGTACTTACCTATGCCATGCGGGGCAGTGGCCGCCGCGCCACCCTGTTTACCGATTATACCTTCGCGCTCTGGCAAACCAATGAAGACGGCACTAAAGAGCTGGTCACCTTTGCTAAGGCATATTCCGGTCTGACCGATGCGGAGTTCAGGATGGTAGATGACTTTATTAAAAAGAATACATTAGACAGGTTTGGCCCTGTGCGCAGCGTTACACCCAAACTTGTTTTTGAAATAGGCTTTGAGGGCATTGCCTTTTCCGGCAGGCACAAAAGCGGTGTCGCCACACGCTTCCCGAGGATACTGCGGTGGCGACATGACAAGACCATTGAAGATGCAAATAGTATTGATGATTTAAAAGACATGATACCGAAGTGA
- a CDS encoding helix-turn-helix domain-containing protein: MELYIKYNIDMMCKVLLQQQLDKYNIDCKVTEPGYVRFKENIPMETYRAFINSLNEFGIEIVDNQKSILVQKIKNTIIEMLYSDKGMQSLKISTYLSEKLDENYRTLSQVFSEVTFISIENFIILHKIERVKQLLLTENLSLTEISFMMNYSSVAYLSQQFKNITGVTPTSFQKIMRQKRYI; this comes from the coding sequence ATGGAGCTTTACATAAAGTATAACATTGACATGATGTGCAAGGTTCTGCTACAGCAGCAACTGGATAAATATAATATTGATTGTAAAGTTACAGAACCGGGATATGTAAGATTCAAGGAAAATATTCCTATGGAAACCTACCGCGCTTTTATTAATTCTTTAAACGAGTTTGGGATTGAAATTGTTGATAATCAAAAAAGCATTTTAGTACAAAAAATTAAAAACACCATCATAGAAATGCTTTACTCTGATAAGGGTATGCAATCTTTAAAAATATCAACATACCTTTCTGAAAAACTTGATGAGAATTACAGAACATTATCGCAGGTTTTTTCTGAAGTAACTTTTATATCAATAGAAAATTTCATTATTTTGCATAAAATTGAGCGGGTAAAACAGCTACTTCTAACAGAGAACCTGTCGCTTACTGAAATTTCATTTATGATGAATTACAGTAGTGTAGCATACCTGTCTCAACAATTTAAAAATATTACGGGTGTTACACCCACATCATTTCAAAAAATAATGCGCCAAAAACGCTATATATAA
- the typA gene encoding translational GTPase TypA, with protein MAAIRNIAIIAHVDHGKTTLVDKIMYHCQLFRENENTGDLILDNNDLERERGITITSKNVSVTYKGTKINIIDTPGHADFGGEVERVLNMADGVCLLVDAFEGPMPQTRFVLQKAIDLGLKPCVVINKVDKENCTPEEVHEKVFDLMFELGAEEWQLDFPTVYGSAKNNWMSDHWENVTDNIEPLLDMVIEHVPAPKVSEGTPQMLITSLDFSSFTGRIAIGRLQRGVLKEGQNISLVKRDGKISKSKIKELHTFEGLGRKKVEEVVAGDICAIVGLESFEIGDTVADFENPEALTSIAIDEPTMSMLFTINDSPFFGKEGKFVTSRHIKDRLAKELEKNLALRVADTDSADKFMVFGRGVLHLSVLIETMRREGYELQIGQPQVIIKEIDGRKCEPVEELTIDLPDNLSGRAVEFVTMRKGEMLSMEPKGERMIVKFNIPSRGIIGLRNQLLTATAGEAIMAHRFLEYQPYKGEIPGRMSGSLISMENGKAIPYSIDKLQDRGKFFVDPNEDIYEGQVIGENSRGDDMTVNVTKTKKLSNVRSSGADDKARIIPAVKFSLEEALEYIQKDEYVEVTPKSLRVRKIYLTETDRKRFKI; from the coding sequence ATGGCTGCTATTAGAAACATTGCGATTATTGCACACGTTGACCACGGCAAAACTACCCTGGTAGACAAAATTATGTATCATTGTCAATTGTTCCGTGAAAACGAGAACACAGGAGACCTGATACTTGACAACAATGACCTGGAACGTGAGCGTGGTATTACCATTACCTCTAAGAACGTTTCGGTAACCTACAAAGGAACAAAAATCAACATTATAGATACCCCTGGTCACGCCGATTTTGGTGGAGAGGTAGAACGCGTACTTAACATGGCAGACGGTGTTTGCCTTCTTGTAGATGCTTTTGAAGGCCCAATGCCTCAAACGCGTTTTGTACTGCAAAAAGCTATCGACCTTGGCCTTAAGCCATGTGTGGTTATCAACAAAGTAGATAAAGAAAACTGTACTCCTGAAGAAGTTCACGAAAAAGTATTCGACCTGATGTTTGAGCTTGGCGCTGAAGAGTGGCAGCTTGATTTCCCTACCGTATATGGTTCGGCAAAAAACAACTGGATGAGCGACCATTGGGAAAATGTTACAGATAATATAGAGCCGCTTCTTGACATGGTTATTGAGCATGTGCCTGCACCTAAAGTTTCTGAAGGTACACCACAAATGCTTATCACATCATTAGACTTTAGCAGCTTTACAGGCCGTATTGCTATAGGCCGCCTTCAAAGAGGTGTTCTAAAAGAAGGGCAAAACATAAGCCTTGTAAAACGCGATGGTAAAATAAGCAAGTCTAAAATAAAAGAGCTTCATACTTTTGAAGGCCTTGGGCGTAAAAAAGTAGAAGAAGTTGTAGCCGGAGATATTTGTGCTATTGTAGGTCTTGAAAGTTTTGAAATTGGCGATACTGTTGCTGACTTCGAAAATCCTGAAGCACTTACTTCTATTGCTATTGATGAGCCTACAATGAGTATGCTTTTCACTATTAATGACTCTCCTTTCTTTGGTAAAGAAGGTAAATTTGTTACCTCGCGCCACATTAAAGACAGGTTAGCTAAAGAGCTTGAAAAAAACCTTGCACTTCGTGTAGCGGATACAGATAGTGCAGATAAATTTATGGTATTTGGCCGTGGTGTACTACACTTATCTGTACTTATTGAAACTATGAGAAGAGAAGGTTATGAGCTACAGATAGGCCAGCCACAAGTTATCATCAAAGAAATTGATGGTCGCAAGTGCGAACCGGTTGAAGAGCTTACAATTGACTTACCGGACAACCTTAGCGGACGTGCAGTAGAATTTGTAACAATGCGTAAAGGTGAAATGCTAAGCATGGAGCCTAAAGGTGAGCGTATGATCGTTAAGTTCAACATCCCGTCTCGTGGTATTATTGGTCTTAGAAACCAGTTACTAACTGCTACTGCGGGTGAGGCTATTATGGCACACCGTTTTCTTGAGTACCAGCCTTATAAAGGTGAGATACCTGGACGTATGAGTGGATCATTAATCTCTATGGAGAATGGTAAGGCTATTCCTTACTCTATCGATAAACTACAGGATCGTGGTAAATTCTTTGTTGATCCTAACGAAGATATCTATGAAGGTCAGGTTATCGGCGAAAACTCTCGTGGTGATGATATGACCGTTAACGTAACTAAGACTAAAAAACTGTCTAACGTACGTTCATCAGGTGCAGATGATAAAGCAAGAATTATTCCTGCTGTTAAATTCTCTCTTGAAGAAGCGCTTGAATACATCCAGAAAGATGAGTACGTAGAGGTTACACCTAAGAGCCTGCGTGTTCGTAAAATCTACCTGACTGAAACTGACAGGAAACGTTTCAAAATATAA
- the pdeM gene encoding ligase-associated DNA damage response endonuclease PdeM, protein MTLDISINNHDFVLHCSGALYWVQRHMLLISDVHLGKVSHFRKYGAAIPDGIIHKNFIKLDEAVNHFDPESICFLGDLFHSELNNEWQLFHDWVARTNLPIVLVAGNHDIINPQKYHDINIQIVSKWVLDGFLLTHYPEERDELFTLCGHIHPAVELRGKGRQFLKLACFFRSAHQMILPAFGEFTGTYVMQPTDQDAVYLIVKSQVIKL, encoded by the coding sequence ATGACGTTAGATATATCCATAAACAATCACGATTTTGTATTGCATTGCTCTGGTGCTTTGTACTGGGTACAACGCCATATGCTGCTTATAAGTGATGTGCACTTAGGTAAGGTATCACATTTTCGTAAATATGGGGCAGCGATACCGGATGGCATCATCCACAAAAATTTTATAAAACTTGATGAAGCTGTGAATCATTTCGACCCCGAGAGTATCTGTTTTTTGGGCGATCTTTTTCATAGCGAACTTAATAATGAATGGCAACTGTTTCACGATTGGGTAGCACGTACCAACCTTCCTATAGTATTAGTGGCCGGTAACCATGATATTATCAATCCACAAAAGTACCATGACATTAATATCCAAATCGTTAGCAAATGGGTGCTTGATGGTTTTCTGCTTACCCACTATCCTGAAGAACGTGACGAACTTTTTACGCTGTGCGGGCACATACACCCGGCTGTAGAGTTGCGCGGTAAAGGCCGACAATTCTTAAAGCTGGCATGCTTTTTCAGATCGGCACACCAGATGATACTACCAGCCTTTGGCGAGTTTACAGGCACTTATGTGATGCAACCAACAGATCAGGATGCCGTTTATTTGATAGTTAAATCTCAAGTAATTAAATTGTGA
- a CDS encoding arginase family protein, which translates to MKNIVPFTIADLLKYTKQRSGEIKFGERIATVPKDADVFEFMKESDAQFVLLGIPEDIGIRANYGKPGAALAWHYALKSICNLQHNRFCKGNSLIVLGQIDIAEAMEASKTIDSSTKEGRRELSALVEKIDKDVSHVVCRIIQAGKIPIIIGGGHNNAYGNVKGAALANGRPISAINYDSRARLRMLEGRHSGNGFNYAIEEGFLKNYFIFGMHESYANKGILETIKKYAERVRYNTYEQIAVRKEKHFSEEIALAKGFIADDPFGLEIDLSALPHIPTDTMTASGFSIEKARHFVHYFGKCKNVSYLHICEGAPEYDYASYTHLTGKLIAALVSDFIKAKVNV; encoded by the coding sequence ATGAAAAATATTGTTCCTTTTACCATAGCCGACCTGTTAAAATATACTAAACAGCGTAGTGGCGAAATTAAATTTGGAGAGCGTATAGCAACCGTTCCTAAGGATGCTGATGTCTTTGAGTTTATGAAAGAGTCTGACGCACAGTTTGTTCTGCTTGGCATACCGGAAGATATAGGTATAAGGGCAAACTACGGTAAACCCGGTGCGGCACTTGCATGGCACTATGCCTTAAAAAGTATTTGTAACCTGCAACATAACCGTTTTTGTAAAGGAAATAGCCTTATAGTTTTGGGTCAAATTGATATTGCAGAAGCCATGGAAGCTTCAAAAACTATTGATTCTTCTACAAAAGAAGGCCGTAGAGAGCTTTCTGCCCTTGTAGAAAAGATAGATAAAGATGTTTCTCACGTAGTATGCCGCATTATACAGGCCGGTAAAATACCCATAATTATAGGTGGTGGGCATAATAATGCTTATGGCAATGTAAAGGGCGCTGCACTTGCAAACGGCAGACCTATAAGTGCGATTAATTATGATAGCCGTGCAAGGTTGCGCATGTTAGAAGGACGCCATAGCGGTAACGGCTTTAATTATGCTATAGAAGAAGGTTTTCTTAAAAACTACTTTATTTTTGGAATGCACGAAAGTTATGCTAATAAGGGCATACTTGAGACTATAAAAAAATATGCCGAACGTGTGCGCTATAATACCTATGAGCAAATAGCGGTTAGGAAAGAAAAACATTTTAGTGAGGAGATAGCCCTTGCAAAAGGTTTTATTGCTGACGATCCGTTTGGGTTAGAAATAGACCTTTCTGCTTTGCCACACATTCCTACAGATACAATGACAGCCAGTGGGTTTAGCATAGAAAAAGCACGGCATTTTGTGCATTATTTTGGCAAATGCAAAAATGTATCTTATTTGCATATCTGCGAAGGAGCACCTGAATATGATTATGCCAGCTATACACACCTTACGGGTAAACTTATTGCAGCATTAGTGTCTGATTTTATTAAAGCAAAAGTAAATGTATAG
- a CDS encoding glucose 1-dehydrogenase, with translation MSSFNGKTVIITGGAMGLGLAAAKVLAQKGANLAIVDYNEEALNKAKADISSLAHQAKILTIVADVSSEEAVKNYVDKTVAEFGTIDGFYNNAGIEGKQAPIISYDIEVFKKVIDINLLGVYYGLRYVIPVMQKNGGGRIVNVASVGGIRGVVNQMPYVASKHAVSGMTKNAAIEYGKDNIFTNAIAPGAILTPMVAEAFKQVNPADPKAAEAEYAQRNPTRRLGQPEEVGHLVAFLLSDECNYVNGQTIAIDGGESNLYGNS, from the coding sequence ATGAGTTCATTTAACGGAAAAACGGTAATTATTACCGGCGGTGCAATGGGGCTTGGCCTTGCTGCTGCAAAAGTTTTGGCACAAAAAGGTGCTAACCTTGCCATTGTTGATTATAACGAAGAAGCTCTTAATAAGGCAAAAGCTGATATTAGTAGCCTTGCACACCAAGCAAAAATACTTACTATAGTTGCCGACGTTTCCAGCGAGGAGGCGGTTAAAAATTATGTAGATAAAACAGTAGCCGAATTTGGCACAATAGACGGGTTTTACAACAATGCGGGCATAGAGGGTAAACAGGCACCTATAATTTCATATGATATAGAAGTGTTTAAAAAGGTAATCGACATAAACCTGCTTGGCGTATATTATGGCCTGCGCTATGTAATACCTGTAATGCAGAAAAATGGCGGCGGCAGGATTGTTAATGTAGCTTCAGTGGGCGGTATACGCGGTGTTGTAAACCAGATGCCTTATGTGGCGAGTAAACACGCAGTTTCGGGTATGACAAAGAACGCAGCTATCGAATATGGTAAGGATAATATCTTTACCAATGCCATCGCACCCGGAGCTATACTTACCCCTATGGTAGCAGAGGCATTTAAACAGGTTAACCCCGCTGACCCCAAAGCTGCCGAAGCAGAATATGCACAGCGCAACCCTACCCGCAGGCTGGGACAACCGGAGGAAGTTGGGCACCTGGTTGCATTTTTACTAAGTGATGAGTGTAACTATGTAAATGGGCAAACCATTGCTATAGATGGTGGTGAGAGTAACCTTTACGGAAATTCGTAA
- a CDS encoding response regulator, translating to MHPTPLHIMLADDDEDDRLFFKEAFEEVKIKYQISTFNDGEQLMQYLNQNGNPLPDIIFLDLNMPRKSGMECLKEIRQDDRLKRISVAIYSTSSSEQDIEDTFVAGANVYIKKPNDFNMLKKVLSDVVHINWQYIVDGLNKDSFILSL from the coding sequence ATGCATCCTACCCCCCTACACATAATGCTTGCGGATGATGATGAAGATGACCGACTGTTTTTTAAGGAGGCATTTGAAGAGGTAAAGATCAAGTACCAGATAAGTACCTTTAATGATGGCGAGCAATTGATGCAGTATCTTAATCAAAACGGCAATCCGCTACCGGATATTATTTTTCTGGATCTTAATATGCCCAGAAAAAGTGGTATGGAGTGCCTAAAGGAAATACGTCAGGATGACCGTCTTAAAAGAATATCTGTTGCAATATATTCTACATCCTCATCAGAGCAGGATATAGAAGATACTTTTGTAGCAGGAGCAAATGTTTACATCAAAAAGCCAAACGATTTTAATATGCTTAAAAAAGTATTGAGTGATGTAGTACACATTAATTGGCAATATATTGTAGACGGCCTTAATAAAGATAGTTTTATATTAAGCCTTTAA